A portion of the Cryptomeria japonica chromosome 5, Sugi_1.0, whole genome shotgun sequence genome contains these proteins:
- the LOC131045791 gene encoding GDSL esterase/lipase At3g09930 isoform X2: MDAMFSCLLFLITILSLFAGRGNAEKAQALFVFGDSSVDTGNHDPYNQSVNQPWRRPYGLTWPGYPTGRYASGKMQTDFWGLPAPIPYELLKSHECKANAEKIRQGVNFAVGGSGIFRDYGFTTVPQQVKQFKKLIGGSQGFDSHKLSQSVVLMSVVGNDYGAFLNINNGSIKGLVDLAKPVVSGIIDAVTELYESGLRNFAVSNILSFGCMPQNGRTSCISTYDNITALHTRLLREGVESLRSNFKEISIIISDFVTATNYVISNHRQYGFVDLLVPCCAAKGRVDMCAEVDKVGRPLFEVCSNVDEKFYLDFGHPTQRGWHAIMSLYSNGVKGDNKTMSFIEGAPNIIAWLHSIGFVAYNVSSQA, encoded by the exons ATGGATGccatgttttcttgccttttgttTCTCATAACCATTCTCTCTTTATTTGCAG GGAGAGGCAATGCGGAGAAAGCGCAGGCATTGTTTGTGTTTGGAGACTCATCTGTGGACACAGGAAATCACGATCCATACAATCAAAGCGTAAACCAGCCATGGAGACGACCCTACGGTTTGACCTGGCCTGGTTATCCTACAGGCAGATATGCTTCTGGAAAAATGCAGACAGATTTTTGGG GGCTTCCTGCTCCCATTCCTTATGAGCTGCTGAAAAGTCACGAGTGTAAAGCAAATGCGGAGAAGATTAGACAAGGCGTGAATTTTGCTGTAGGAGGCAGTGGAATATTTCGAGACTACGGTTTCACAACAGTACCGCAGCAGGTGAAGCAGTTTAAAAAGCTGATTGGAGGAAGTCAGGGGTTCGATTCTCACAAGCTCTCGCAGTCTGTAGTTCTTATGTCTGTGGTTGGTAACGACTACGGTGCATTCCTAAATATAAATAATGGCTCCATTAAG GGACTGGTCGATCTGGCGAAACCTGTGGTAAGCGGGATAATTGACGCTGTGACAGAGTTGTATGAAAGCGGGCTTAGGAATTTCGCAGTGAGTAATATCTTGAGTTTTGGGTGTATGCCTCAGAACGGCAGAACATCCTGCATTTCAACCTACGATAACATCACAGCTCTTCATACTAGATTATTAAGGGAGGGGGTAGAAAGCCTGAGGTCGAATTTCAAGGAAATATCCATCATAATTTCAGATTTCGTGACTGCAACTAATTATGTTATCTCTAATCATCGACAATATG GTTTTGTGGATTTGCTCGTTCCTTGCTGTGCTGCAAAAGGTAGGGTTGATATGTGTGCAGAAGTGGACAAAGTAGGCAGGCCTTTATTTGAAGTGTGTTCAAACGTAGATGAAAAGTTCTACTTGGATTTTGGCCATCCAACACAGAGAGGATGGCATGCGATAATGTCGCTGTACAGCAATGGAGTGAAAGGGGATAATAAAACAATGAGTTTTATAGAGGGGGCGCCAAATATTATTGCGTGGCTACACTCAATTGGATTCGTTGCTTACAATGTCTCCTCCCAAGCATAA
- the LOC131045791 gene encoding GDSL esterase/lipase At3g09930 isoform X1, with protein MDAMFSCLLFLITILSLFAGRGNAEKAQALFVFGDSSVDTGNHDPYNQSVNQPWRRPYGLTWPGYPTGRYASGKMQTDFWGDILGLPAPIPYELLKSHECKANAEKIRQGVNFAVGGSGIFRDYGFTTVPQQVKQFKKLIGGSQGFDSHKLSQSVVLMSVVGNDYGAFLNINNGSIKGLVDLAKPVVSGIIDAVTELYESGLRNFAVSNILSFGCMPQNGRTSCISTYDNITALHTRLLREGVESLRSNFKEISIIISDFVTATNYVISNHRQYGFVDLLVPCCAAKGRVDMCAEVDKVGRPLFEVCSNVDEKFYLDFGHPTQRGWHAIMSLYSNGVKGDNKTMSFIEGAPNIIAWLHSIGFVAYNVSSQA; from the exons ATGGATGccatgttttcttgccttttgttTCTCATAACCATTCTCTCTTTATTTGCAG GGAGAGGCAATGCGGAGAAAGCGCAGGCATTGTTTGTGTTTGGAGACTCATCTGTGGACACAGGAAATCACGATCCATACAATCAAAGCGTAAACCAGCCATGGAGACGACCCTACGGTTTGACCTGGCCTGGTTATCCTACAGGCAGATATGCTTCTGGAAAAATGCAGACAGATTTTTGGG GGGATATTTTAGGGCTTCCTGCTCCCATTCCTTATGAGCTGCTGAAAAGTCACGAGTGTAAAGCAAATGCGGAGAAGATTAGACAAGGCGTGAATTTTGCTGTAGGAGGCAGTGGAATATTTCGAGACTACGGTTTCACAACAGTACCGCAGCAGGTGAAGCAGTTTAAAAAGCTGATTGGAGGAAGTCAGGGGTTCGATTCTCACAAGCTCTCGCAGTCTGTAGTTCTTATGTCTGTGGTTGGTAACGACTACGGTGCATTCCTAAATATAAATAATGGCTCCATTAAG GGACTGGTCGATCTGGCGAAACCTGTGGTAAGCGGGATAATTGACGCTGTGACAGAGTTGTATGAAAGCGGGCTTAGGAATTTCGCAGTGAGTAATATCTTGAGTTTTGGGTGTATGCCTCAGAACGGCAGAACATCCTGCATTTCAACCTACGATAACATCACAGCTCTTCATACTAGATTATTAAGGGAGGGGGTAGAAAGCCTGAGGTCGAATTTCAAGGAAATATCCATCATAATTTCAGATTTCGTGACTGCAACTAATTATGTTATCTCTAATCATCGACAATATG GTTTTGTGGATTTGCTCGTTCCTTGCTGTGCTGCAAAAGGTAGGGTTGATATGTGTGCAGAAGTGGACAAAGTAGGCAGGCCTTTATTTGAAGTGTGTTCAAACGTAGATGAAAAGTTCTACTTGGATTTTGGCCATCCAACACAGAGAGGATGGCATGCGATAATGTCGCTGTACAGCAATGGAGTGAAAGGGGATAATAAAACAATGAGTTTTATAGAGGGGGCGCCAAATATTATTGCGTGGCTACACTCAATTGGATTCGTTGCTTACAATGTCTCCTCCCAAGCATAA
- the LOC131045791 gene encoding GDSL esterase/lipase At5g03610 isoform X3 has protein sequence MQTDFWGDILGLPAPIPYELLKSHECKANAEKIRQGVNFAVGGSGIFRDYGFTTVPQQVKQFKKLIGGSQGFDSHKLSQSVVLMSVVGNDYGAFLNINNGSIKGLVDLAKPVVSGIIDAVTELYESGLRNFAVSNILSFGCMPQNGRTSCISTYDNITALHTRLLREGVESLRSNFKEISIIISDFVTATNYVISNHRQYGFVDLLVPCCAAKGRVDMCAEVDKVGRPLFEVCSNVDEKFYLDFGHPTQRGWHAIMSLYSNGVKGDNKTMSFIEGAPNIIAWLHSIGFVAYNVSSQA, from the exons ATGCAGACAGATTTTTGGG GGGATATTTTAGGGCTTCCTGCTCCCATTCCTTATGAGCTGCTGAAAAGTCACGAGTGTAAAGCAAATGCGGAGAAGATTAGACAAGGCGTGAATTTTGCTGTAGGAGGCAGTGGAATATTTCGAGACTACGGTTTCACAACAGTACCGCAGCAGGTGAAGCAGTTTAAAAAGCTGATTGGAGGAAGTCAGGGGTTCGATTCTCACAAGCTCTCGCAGTCTGTAGTTCTTATGTCTGTGGTTGGTAACGACTACGGTGCATTCCTAAATATAAATAATGGCTCCATTAAG GGACTGGTCGATCTGGCGAAACCTGTGGTAAGCGGGATAATTGACGCTGTGACAGAGTTGTATGAAAGCGGGCTTAGGAATTTCGCAGTGAGTAATATCTTGAGTTTTGGGTGTATGCCTCAGAACGGCAGAACATCCTGCATTTCAACCTACGATAACATCACAGCTCTTCATACTAGATTATTAAGGGAGGGGGTAGAAAGCCTGAGGTCGAATTTCAAGGAAATATCCATCATAATTTCAGATTTCGTGACTGCAACTAATTATGTTATCTCTAATCATCGACAATATG GTTTTGTGGATTTGCTCGTTCCTTGCTGTGCTGCAAAAGGTAGGGTTGATATGTGTGCAGAAGTGGACAAAGTAGGCAGGCCTTTATTTGAAGTGTGTTCAAACGTAGATGAAAAGTTCTACTTGGATTTTGGCCATCCAACACAGAGAGGATGGCATGCGATAATGTCGCTGTACAGCAATGGAGTGAAAGGGGATAATAAAACAATGAGTTTTATAGAGGGGGCGCCAAATATTATTGCGTGGCTACACTCAATTGGATTCGTTGCTTACAATGTCTCCTCCCAAGCATAA